The genomic window GAATGACAAGTCCAcgtattgttgttgttgttattattataattattattatcattattccaacaacaacaataatggAGCCACACGTGAAGCAAATACAAAAGAAACGGCCCCACAAACACCCAAACCAAAGAGTTAACCCGCACCCGAGACGCTCTTATCAGCCGCCGGAGCAGTAAACAGACCCCGGAGCGCTCAGACCGCCCTCCCGCCGCCGTCCCCGGCCCGCCCGGGGCAAACCCTTCCCGGTCTGCTGCGGTGCGGCCCGTCTCGCTCACCTgggggcaggcagagccccGGCAGCGGCAAATCCTCCGCGGCCCCCGGGCCGGCAGCGCCACGCTTCCTCCTTCCGGGCCCGGGGGCGGGGATGGGCCGGCCCGGTCCCCGCGCCCAGCAAAACAAAgcgccgagccgagccgagccgagccgagccgagccgagccgagccgagccgagccgagccgagccgagccctGGCGGAGCGTGTCAGGATCGCAGCCCTGCCCGCGGCGGGCGCAGGACGTGGCGCTGCGGGACGCGATGCGCCGGCCCCGGCGGAGGGAGGAGCTGCGCGGGCTGTAAACGTGGTGCCCGCGGGCAGGGCGGCCCTCCCCGCCCCACAGCCGAGGCCGGAGCAGCGCCGCGGGTACGGACAGCGCGGGGCGGCCGAGGGAGCGTCGGGGCTGCCCCGagcgcgggcggggcggggtgGGGTATGCGGGGAGCTCCGGGCCGGAGGCAGGCGGAGGCTCCTGAGCGGAGGCGGCGGTCGGTCAGTACGTCCGTCGGTCACCCATCCACTCTCGGGGCTGCCGATCCAcggcgggcagggctgggacgGCTGGGCCAGGAGAATCTCTGGGGCTGCGGCTCGTCCCTCTGCACCGCACCGGAGTGCGCTCTGAAGCCGTTCATTAAAGCAGAGCTTTTTATGTCTGTATTAGACTATTTCCCGAACTACCCTTCAGATCTCCTTTATTTGCCTTACTTTCATAATGCGTGCTCTCAATCGGAAAGGTGTCCTAAAAGTTacaaaatagcatttttctgggttgttttggggggtttttttgaggttaTGTTTTTTCCTACATACCTCAAACTTAGAGTGCACTTTCCAGTGCTGTGAGTCAAACATCTCTAAACTGCCTGCTGTCGTGACAGGTTAGATTTTAAACAATACGTTTTCCGCTTGAGTGTGACTGTGTAAgaatctttaaatatttatattttgataTGTGACTAAGTCGCAATACTGTGAAAGTGATCCAGAAAGCAGCACAACAGTTGTCTCACGCTGTCCTAAAACGGAATCTGCCAAGGATCAAGTTTATTTCGAGCAGGACGGTTTTAGGCTTAAAAATTCCACTTTATACTTCCACTTGGTTGGTTAAAATATGAGCTGGAGATTCATATTGCCTGTCTCTATTCAGACCTTCATTTTATCAAGAAGTTAGAGCGTTTCTTTGATCTAGATGCATAATTTCATTAatcttctcattttttcttttattgacTTACTAAATGATGTTCATGATTTTACAAATGACGTGACATCATTACAACAGAACTATTTCTAAATTAAAGCTTGACTcgcatttccatttttaaaaatgaaaaaaataactttcccCTTTTAATGTGGTATaggtaataattttttttttaatctacaaGTAAAACACAAGCCCATCAGTGAAATCGCTAATGATCTTGTGACAGTCATCAactacaaaaaaagaaatatagtccttttgattttaaataatctttaaaattaCTTGTTCTACAacagatgaaatatttctggaaaGGTGAAAATTTGCTAAAGTTTGAAAATCAGttaattttgagaaaatatGAAAGCCAGGCTCTATACTATGGAAGGTAAAACGAAAGTCTTTTGACATTTTGCAACAGTTACATAACCAAGAAACAAAGTAAACACTGGAGGATGTTCATAAGTAAGTAgtcctttttggttttgtttttttatccTAGCTCTCtcttttgcttctgctttttaaacCCACAAAATGTCTGAAgttaagcaaaggaaaaaaggtatttcctcattcaagaccaatgaaggTTCACCAAAGGCTGAGAAGCACGGTACTTACGGGAAGCTGGCAAGTCCCAGGACCAGCAATAATCGCAGTTCCTTTTGGATGGACTCACGGACAAGCTTGACCATAATTTCCCTTGCTGTTTGCCTGGTGGTGACCTGGTAGGTAACCCTCTGAAGcagattttaatatttccatTCGTATTCCATATGGTATTCAGTCACAGGCTGTATGATTTCCATTTGAATGCCGTGTTTGGGTTAAGTGACTAGAGAAACTTGGTAAAGCCAGAAGAATCAAGAAAAGAATGGGAGCATTCACAGGCATGGAAACACTGGTGTACAGTGAGTTACTGTCGAAGATCGATTTGTTCTAGCACGTTGAAAGTTTAAAAGGTGCCTTGCTTATGAATTTTAAGTACCTGCTTTAGAGACTACATCTACCTGTGAAGAGCAACTTAATCTGACAATAAGTACAACAAGGCTCATTTGGCAGGTGATAAATAATCAGACAGTAGAAGTGAAAcagttttctgtaaataaattgctctgctctgtggtaaGTTGTTCCTCAGCTGGAGCCTTCAAGTAAAGCTCAAATATCGTTGCTAAAGATGCTTTAAAATATCTTAGCAGCATCAGTACCTTAGTTCCATCAGACACTGAGCTTCATGCAAAAATGATATGATGAAATTCTCAGAAATCTAGTGCAAGAAATTAGTCCAGTTTATTGCACTAGACATCACCCTGAAAATTAAGGTAAAATTTGTTCTTATTGTCACCCAGATTTCATTatctaaataaaattatttgtgatGCTTCTGCTTAGTGTTTTAGGTATATCTGTTTGTGTCACTTTTGCGTATATCTATCTATAGCTTTTATTGCCTAACTTAATCTTACAGAACATTGTATATGTTTTGAAACTTCTACtttattataaattataaatagcACTTCATGAAAACACAAGCATTTGAAGTAAGCTCTACTGGTCTAGATAAAATTGTTTGTACTACTGAGAGGACCCTTGAATAATCTACAAACCCCTTTTTTGGGGATTAATAAACATCCAGCAAAATTCAGGAGGTTTTGCTTGGTTGTCtcattgcatttttaattagaaaaagtgcttacatttttcctgtttgaatGGCAATATAGTGTAAAAATGAAGGCATCTATGCATACTTACttgttttcctacttttttGGAAGATATGTCCAGTATCTACACAGATCAACTTCATtaaatcctgattttttttttccctgttacgTATTGATCTAGCAAATTCTGCAAACACAGATCCCTCCAGTAACAAATTTCAGTGACTCAGGTCCTGGAACACTTATTATATGCTAATTATATAGTTACACTTTGTGTTTATTTGCTTGCAATTTGTAGGTTTCTATTTCAACACTCAAGTAAATTTGCTGATATGGAAAGAAAGTACAATTTCTTACAACAAGAAGCTGAAAAATTCCTGgatgtggaaaataaattaaacttaATTTCTGAAAAGGTAATCATTAACCTCTTATTTAGATAATCTCTGGTGAACATTTGCTATTGTTttactttgttgtttttttgttaatttatctgttttaaaattacCATAATGTGTTCTACTTGCCTGTAGAGAATATTCTACTTGGCTTTTAGAGAATATTTCATGTGACAAAACATGTCAATCTATGCCATTGTTTAAGTATGTAGGTGTAGTGGTTGTATctcagtatattttaaaaactatttttaagaaCTTATATTTATGCACATACTTCATTCTACCAGTAGTCTTTTGTGTATGATCCTAAAATACATTGATTTGAAGAAAATTCATAGCCATTTTTATGTAGTAGACCTGTTCTAATAATATGAAGACATAATGAAGCtatagagaagaaaataaaacagcactGACAAAAATATTACGATGTTTGACATTATCGAGCAGTAAACTTGTGCTGCCTGCCAAATTATCCCCAATACCTTATAGATATTGATGGGAGCACAGCATGGCTTATACTAGTTATTTTGTTTCAGCACTGATCTCAGAATGATGTCACTTGGACATGATGTAATTCGTATATTTATATACTACACTTCAGATTGTAAAATGTTGCATGGgatttactgtattttacacacaaaaccaaacatggAAAATAAGGGACTGACAACAAAGAAAATGGTATATGTTCTATAGAAAAGCAACAATAGACATATCTTTTTTCTGTGAGCTTTTCATGCTAGATTAATCAACATTTTAAACATGAATATGCAAAAAATCATGTAGGAGCTTAACAAGTACAGTAGCTTTTAAGGAACTTCATTCTCTcttaaataaatggaaatagtTTTGTATTCTGACTCTTGTTAAGTAGGCACAAACATTGTTTTTgttataaatgcagtttgagtCTTCTGAAAGTATCCTGCGAGAAGCTGCTTCATCCTTCTCTGTGATGACTGGGTTTGAGCAGGAAATATCTTCTCTTCATAACATCATAAATGACATTCAGAACAATGAACAGACTCTCACTCTAAAAATGCAGAGCATTAATAAGAAGTTCCAAAATGTTACAAATTCCTGGAGAAGAAGCTTGGATGAAATGAACACAAACACTAGTGGCTTAAAATCTGAAGCAAAGTTCATACATACAGAAGTTACTTCCCAAATTAATGAAGTCGACCAAAGAATTAAATCCCTTTCAGAAAGAGTAAAAGATTTGGAAGACAGTACAGCCAGAAATATTAGAACACTAAAAAAGCAAGAAGATGATGAATTCTCTAGAATTGAACATAAGTTGGACTTGCATGCAAAGGCAGTTGAAAAGCTAGAAGAAGAACAGAATAGTCTGGTAGTCAAGGAAACAAACCTGAATCAGAAACTTGCAAACTATGAACCTAAAATTGTGGAGTGCAAGAACCATTTGCCAACAATTGAAAGTGCTATTCACTCTATTCTTAGACTGTCAAGTGAATTGCTGGGTATGGAGAAAAAGATACAGGACTTGACAACACAGCTGTACACTGTGGAAAATGATATGTTGAAAACTGTTTCTGATACAGTGGCAATGCAAAAGGTTCTCGAAGGCATTCACTACAATGGCAGCTTGTTGAAAATGCAACCTGAAATAGCAGTTTTAGAAGAAGTAGTGTCTGActacaaagcaaaagaaataattttagaaaactGTAACTTAGAAAATGACCAGAATGGGGATAAGTGAATTTGGACTTATGTTTTGAATTGATGAAAAAGCACTTTATTAGTATAATGTGATTTCAATGTATGTTAAAGATAGCTGAAATAATGTCATTAATTTAAATAGACATTAGATCAGCCTGAAAGGCAAACTTATAATAAAGAGGTTAGAGAGCAAGACATACTGTgttgaagaaggaaagaagtattttcttaaattatttgcaGCTTATTTATTAAAAGGTCCTTTTCAATAAGAAGGAATTTGAAGCAAAGTATGtagatttaaggaaaaaaaccctcatatTTTTAGTTTGCATACTTAGTTTTCACTACttagtttcttttgtttttgttttttgtattACTTTCCGTGGACTTGTAACACAATGAACAACTCATCACTTAGTGCTCAGTAGAGATACATGTACCTTGCTTTTAATGTATTGTGTACTATAATGGTTTTGTGCTTTCAATACAGACTTCACAATGTCAGAGTTGCTACTGGGATCTACGCATCTTATTTTGTGCAGGAAAGCACAAGGACATTTTTAATGGCTGAAACTTGCATGTAACAGCATTGCAGAAAACATTAGTAAAGTACCTCCTACTGAGAACCTTGTCTTGTATTTATAAGCAGTTGGTATTTACATAGCAGTTGGTGTATATTTCTTTTACTCCATGCAAATAACCTCCTTAGACCTCATTTCCAGCCTTTTCAAATACTGGTAGCAATTAATTCTCCCATTGAAGTCATTGAACTAGACTGAAGTGGTTATTAACAGATACTCCTGTTAGATTCTACTATCATTTAATTCACAAATTTGGTGTGATCATTCACTGTATTAGTttgggggttggggtttttttgtggggttgattgttttggtgctgtttaaaaacaactttTAACCTTTGTAGCATGTTCTCTCTCAGGCATTATGTTATATGTCTGGGATTGCACTGcatttcaaaggagaaaaaaatgaatagtGCCACTGACATTGTTTCCCAAAGTTTGCTGAACCAAGATATGCAGAAGTAATTAATGAAAGGCATGGAGTAATGTACCTGGGGGCAGGGAATATCCAGTTTATCTATAGATCCACTTACATGGGACTCAGTACTACCTAATACATCTGGCAGCTGTTCATTGAAATTTGGATCTCAGGGACATCATGAACTTTTTGTCTACAGacaattttgtatttctgaactCAGGATTTTGCTTCATAGAGACACTATCAACCCTCAATATTTATGACTTAATCAGACTTTATTTATTCTGGTTTTGTACATTCATTTCTCTAGAACTCCACTGAAATCTTCACTAACTAGGTAAAACTGCCCATTCAAGAGACTATGAAACCAGCATTTCTCAATGGTATAAATACCATTTCTCAATGATATGAAATAGTATAAAGCTGTATCAGTTTCAATTTTTTGCTTATATATAAATTTGTGTCTGTTTACAgtcattcaaaataaaaaacatagtGTAGTGAATTGCCCTGACCCAGTACATAATCTAATTCAAAATAAATTGCCTCTTCAGAAAAGGTACAGAGTAAATACTTTAGTGTTCTATGTCCCATTAAGAAAAATTACTctataaagaaatgtttttaaaatacttttcacaAGTGTATTCCAGTTACAGTGTTTCTACTTCATATCTTTTTGGAAAGAGTGGCTAGATTACCTGTGGTATGCTCCCTAATTTAATGTGTTCTGCCAACCTCAACCCCATTGAAAGCTGAATGTAGAAGAGATTGAACAGGAAATCCTCATCTCTAGAGGGCATTAACAAGCACAACTTTCCACAGTTTTGCTCTTTTGCTTTTGAGCAAACAGTACTGAGCTAGTGAGGAATGGCCAACACTACTGAAGAGCTAAAAATATCTGTTTCTTTGATGATATTTTTACAGCTAGTGTCCAGAAAAGGATTAGTATGATACTAATTATAGCCTTTTAGAATGTGTTTCCGCTTGCCcatttggtgtgtttttttctctgcaagttCTACCCTGACAGATTGGGGATTGAACAGGATAGTATCCCTAAGGTAGTTTCCTTTCTTCGTCTCAAAtttgaaaaccaaaacccagtcctttaaaaaacaaacaaccaaacaaccaaaataGTTAATCCAGGCAAAAATCCAACAACAGCATGAGTGTTCTCTCATTAAAGTAGCTTTTATGAAGACTTAAGACAAAAAACCTTGTAACTGGAAGATTACACATTTGATGACTTGTGTTTTTGGAATTCATGTAAGAAAGTCATATAGCACCTTCCTATAATTTTTGGTCGTAATAGAAAAAGTAGTGATACTTGTTATGTGtactgacaggaaaaaaatacattgtggTTGTGTTGCAACAGAAGTTTATTTCCTAGAGACAGGGTTTGCACTCCATTTGAATATCAGAGTAGTAAGGTATTTCATTAGAGCATAGCTTGAATTTTGGTATGAGTTGTTAagctagaaatatttttgtatccTTCTAGTGTGAAAAGActtggaacctcatggaacagCTGGAAGATCTTCAAATAATTTCTCACATTAAACATCTGCAGGAAGATATTTATACAATGAAAACATGGTCTAGCagcataattaaaaaacaagaagaaCTGCAGAAGAATTTAACAAGCCTTTTTCATGCAGTTTCAAGCATTGAACAGAATGGAGCTTCTGTAGCAAAAAACATAACATTGACAATTGTGACAGTAAAAACTGACATAAGGCGTATTTCAGGCCTTGTCTCAGAAATGACTGCACTGACAGATTCTTTGCAAACACTAGAAGATAAAGTAGAAAAAGGTGAAAAGATGACAGTAAAAAATATAGGTGACCTCCTTACCAGTAGCATTGACCGAAGtgcaaaaatacaaaacttgGCATCCAGTAATGCAAGAAAAATTGAGCAAATTAAGACAGCATTGTCTGAGTTAAGGAATGATTTTAACGAGCATTCAGATAGACTTCTGAATCTTGAAAGTGACAGAGCCAAAGTTCTGAAGACAGTTACATTTGCAAATGATTTAAAACCCAAGATGTACAAAGTTAAAAAGGAGTTTGCTATCTTGGAACCATTAATAAATGATCTAACACTGAGAATAGGAAGATTAGTGGAAGAGGTATTGCGACGGGAGAAGGAAATTGCTTTACTGAATGAGAAATTGGCGAATCTCACTGGAGTTCAAACTGAGATCAAGGATGTGAAAGCTGAAATAACCAAGATTTCAGACATGAATTGATCATTGAAAGGCCACTGCCTAGTGTTTGAGGAGTATTAACTCCATCACACGTAGTACTAAGACAGACAATATTTAAAGGCTTCATTTAGAAGCACAGCAAAACTTGAGGTTTGTCCTATTCCTTTGAAAAGGACAGGAGAGTCCTACTGATTTCAAGGGAGAAGTTATGTGAACAAAAAACATGTATCTCTGCATGTATTTGTCTTTCTGAAGAATGACAGATGTTACATTTAATAAAGTGCTTGTTTTGTACAATAAAGCAGGACCGAAAACTGGCAGttcttcagttttcctttcctgctccaAAGGAGGGAATAAAATTGTGCTTTCCAGCTAAACAAGAGTGGGACAAGCAACAATAGCAATTTGTCTCAATATGTTCACTCTGTGATTTCTGTAGactaaagcattttcttttttaataatatttaatgaTGTAAATGCAGTGCAGCCAGCAATGCCTAGAAATacagcagctgcctggaaaaAAGTTTGTCACACAATTAGATAATTTGTGTAAGGTTTTGTGTAAGGCTTTATAATTGTAAATCATAATTACTGTGCAGCACCGTTGTGTCTTTAAAACACAGAACTCTCCATAGGGACAATGCTCTGAAAACCTACTAACCCTGCTGATGCCTTTATTCCAGTGTCATGGTGTAAGTTCAGGAATTCCAACAttattattcattatttcttaGTTTGTAAAATACCTTAGTGAGCAGCAGAATTAGCAAAGAGAATCTACTTATGTCCCAAAAGGCTAGACTGATATGAACCACTGGCAGTATTTCTGTGCTGAAGAACAAGAGATCTGAGACATTTGGAAAGGCAGTAGTCTAACAAGTAATAAGATAGTGGGAATGGGTTTAGCAgagggtggggggagggagggaagtgtattaaataaaaattactataaAAACCAATTAGTAGCTATACAGCAGCTCAGAAAATCCCTGTAAATGAAACTATATCAAGAAGTGTAAGTAGACAGTAAGGCCTTTGTAACTCCATTGCTTAGTTGGTCATACCTGAACATCTCACAGCTGCCGGACTCTTGATGGTATGGAACATAGAGCAAATTCTTCTCCCTCACTCCTCGCATCCTCATTCAGCATTCCGTGTCTTTCGGTCTGCTTCATGTTGCAGATCTTCCAAACTCCCTTTGCATTGTTTCCCTCAGTCACCCTCAAATACTTGGtttaaacttttccttttttgtagAGGTCCAATTGCTACCTCAAAATTTTTTACCCCTTTTCAGTCCACCTGACA from Pithys albifrons albifrons isolate INPA30051 chromosome 3, PitAlb_v1, whole genome shotgun sequence includes these protein-coding regions:
- the IKBIP gene encoding inhibitor of nuclear factor kappa-B kinase-interacting protein isoform X2, with the translated sequence MSEVKQRKKGISSFKTNEGSPKAEKHGTYGKLASPRTSNNRSSFWMDSRTSLTIISLAVCLVVTWFLFQHSSKFADMERKYNFLQQEAEKFLDVENKLNLISEKCEKTWNLMEQLEDLQIISHIKHLQEDIYTMKTWSSSIIKKQEELQKNLTSLFHAVSSIEQNGASVAKNITLTIVTVKTDIRRISGLVSEMTALTDSLQTLEDKVEKGEKMTVKNIGDLLTSSIDRSAKIQNLASSNARKIEQIKTALSELRNDFNEHSDRLLNLESDRAKVLKTVTFANDLKPKMYKVKKEFAILEPLINDLTLRIGRLVEEVLRREKEIALLNEKLANLTGVQTEIKDVKAEITKISDMN
- the IKBIP gene encoding inhibitor of nuclear factor kappa-B kinase-interacting protein isoform X1 gives rise to the protein MSEVKQRKKGISSFKTNEGSPKAEKHGTYGKLASPRTSNNRSSFWMDSRTSLTIISLAVCLVVTWFLFQHSSKFADMERKYNFLQQEAEKFLDVENKLNLISEKFESSESILREAASSFSVMTGFEQEISSLHNIINDIQNNEQTLTLKMQSINKKFQNVTNSWRRSLDEMNTNTSGLKSEAKFIHTEVTSQINEVDQRIKSLSERVKDLEDSTARNIRTLKKQEDDEFSRIEHKLDLHAKAVEKLEEEQNSLVVKETNLNQKLANYEPKIVECKNHLPTIESAIHSILRLSSELLGMEKKIQDLTTQLYTVENDMLKTVSDTVAMQKVLEGIHYNGSLLKMQPEIAVLEEVVSDYKAKEIILENCNLENDQNGDK